The sequence GGAGCACCGACCCTCAGAACCAGAAAACGGTGCCCTTCGACGGCGGGATTCCCGGCCAGCCCAAGCGCCGCGCAGTGCCGGGCCCCGCCGCCACCGCCGCCACCGCCGCCGCCACCGCCACGACCAGCACCAGCACCAGCACCAGCACCAGCACCGACGAGCCTGATCGCCTCCGCACAGAGATTTCTCAGCCATCTCCAAGGGTTGAGGCTCACCCTGGTGAGGTAGGCAACCGTTGCACGCGCACCGATGCGCCGACAGGCCCGGCTGGGCCCGGCGGCCTGGCGGCCTGGCGCGGGGACGGTCCGCGAGCAGCCGACGGAGGGACAGTCCATGGCATCGCGCGACGCGGCGGCCCGGCCGTCCCGGGAGGACGGGCTGCGCCGGACGGGACGGGTCACGACCGGCGTGGTGGCCGCCAGTGCCGCCGCCGTGGTCACGTTCGGTCTCCTCGCCCACGAGCACAGCGCCGCCGCGGCCAGTACCTCCGGCACCTCCTCCAGCGACGACCAGACCGGCAGCGGAACCGGGACGACGTCCCAGGACGGGACGCTCCTCGACAACAGCGGCGGCTCCGGCCTGGTCTCCGGCGGCAACGGCTCCGGCGGCACCTTTCACGGCCAGACGGGGGGCAGCTGACATGCCCGACCGAACTCCGCGCCCCGGCCCAGATCGCAGCCCAGCTCACGCGCCCGAGCCGGCCTCGTCCGAGTGGCCGGTCTGGAGCACGAAGGCCCGCCTCGTCGTCACCGACCCGGCGGCGCTCGACGAGGCGCACCGGATCGTCGTCGACCAGCTCGCTTCGGTGGACGCGGCCGCCAGCAGGTTCCGGGACGACTCGGAGGTCAGCCGGCTCGCGTCGGCCGGCGGCGAGCCGCGCCGGGTCAGCCCGGTGCTCGCCGAGCTGATCGGCGTCGCGCTGACCGCGGCCGCGTCGACCAACGGGGATGTCGACCCCACGCTCGGCGGGCCGCTCGCGGCGCTCGGCTACGACCGGGACATCGCCCTGATCCCCGTCGACCGCCGCCGCCCGGCCCATCGCCGCGGGCCGGATCACCGCGAGGAGCCCGCCGCCGGCGGCGCGACCGTCGCCGCGGCGGTCCGGCGCGGGCCGGCCTGGCGGCGGATCACGCTCGACGGTGACCAGGTCACCGTCCCGGCGGGCATCCAGCTGGACCTGGGCGCGACGGCGAAGGCGCACACCGCCGACCGCTGCGCCGCCCTCGTCGCGGACCGGCTCGGCACCGGCGCGCTGGTCAGCCTGGGAGGCGACCTGGCCACCGCGGGCGCGCCACCGGCCGGAGGGTGGCGGGTGTACGTCCAGGACCGGCCGGGCGAGCCGGCCGGTTCGGTGACGCTCGCCGCCGGCGGCGCGCTGGCCACGTCGAGCACGATCGGCCGGCGCTGGCGGCGCGATGGCCGCGTCCTGCACCACATCCTCGACCCGCGTACCTGCCGGCCCGCGCCGGTCGTCTGGCGGACGGTCACCGTCGCCGCGACCAGCTGCCTGGCCGCGAACACGGCGACGACCGCCGCGCTGGTCCGGGGCCGTGGCGCCGTCGGCTGGCTGAACGCCCTCGGTCTGCCGGCCCGACTGGTCGGCGCGGACGGCGCCGTCGTCACCGTCAACGGCTGGCCCGACGACGACCCGACGCCGACCGACTGGCTGCGCACCGGCCCGCTGGCGCTGTCGCGCTCCGAGGCGGCCCGATGAGCCAGAACGTGCTCTGGTACACCGCTCGCGGTACCGGGCTGACGCTCCTGCTGGTGCTGACGCTGACACTCGTGCTCGGGATCGTCGCCAGGAGGGGCCAGCCGGCGGCGGGGCTGCCGGGCTTCGCGCTCGCGGCCGTGCACCGCAACGCGAGCCTGCTGGCACTGGCCCTGCTGGTGATCCACGTGACCACGCTGGTGCTCGACCCGCTGGCCCACATCGCGGTGATCGACACGGTGGTGCCCTTCGCCGCCGGGTACCGGCCGCTGTGGGTCGGGCTCGGCACCTGCGCCGCCGACCTGCTGCTCGCGGTGGTCGTCACCAGCCTGCTGCGCCAGCGGATCGGCGCGCGGGTCTGGCGCGGCGTCCACTGGGCCGCCTACGCCGCGTGGCCGGTGGCATTCCTCCACTCGCTCGGGACAGGCACCGACGTCGGCACCTGGTGGCAGCTCACCGTCGCGGTGGTGTGTGCGCTCGCGGTCGCGGTCGCCGCCGGCTGGCGCTGCTCGGCGTCCTTCCAGGCCGACCGGGCCGGCGCCGCCCGGCCAGCCGCGACCGGCCCGGCCCAGCCGCTGCCCCGCCCGCTCGGCCAGCTCTACCAGCCGGCGGTGCCACGGCAGAACGCCACGGACCCCGCCGACGGGGAGCTGGCCCGATGACCACCCCGACCGAGTCCGGCCCGGCTCCGGCGACAGCGTCGTCGCCGGAGCCGGGATACGGCGGTCGACTGCTCGCCGCGGGCGCGGCGAGCCTCGCCGACCACGTGGCCCGGCTCGGGCCGGTCCCCTACCGCGGCCGGCCGGCACAGCTCGTGGACGAGCTGCGCGCCGCCGGCCTGACCGGCCGGGGCGGGGCCGGCTTCCCGATGTGGCGCAAGCTCGCCGCCGCCCTCGGTCCGGACACCTCCGGCGGCCAGGCGTGGAGCGGGCCGGCGAGCGTCGTCGCGAACGCGGCCGAGAGCGAGCCGGAGAGCGCCAAGGACGCCTGGCTGCTCACGCACGCTCCACACCTGGTGCTCGACGGGCTCGCGCTGGTCGCCGAAGCGGTCTCCGCCGCCGACGCCTACGTGTACGTGAAGCCCGGCCCCGGGGCGGAGTCCGCCGGCCGGGCGCTGGCGGAACGCCGCGCCGCCCGCGTCGACCGGCGGCCGGCCGAGGTCAGGCTGGCGCCGCCGGGCGTCTTCGTCGCCGGCGAGGCCTCCGCCGCGGCGGCGGTCGTCGACGGCGGCGCGGCGAAACCGTTTCCCCAGTTCGTGCCGCTCGCCGCGCCGGCACCCCGCGGCGCCGGACGCCAGGGCCGGTCGCGCAGGTCGCTGGTCGTCTGCAACGCCGAGACGCTGGCCCATCTGGCGCTGCTGGCCCGCCACGGCGCGGCCTGGTTCCGGGAGCGGGGCACCGTCGACGAGCCGGGCACGATGCTCGTCACGGTCGGCGGGGCGGTCGTGTCCCCCGGGCTGGTCGAGGTACCGATCGGCGCGACGCTCGCCGAGGTCGTCGGCCTGGCCGGTGGAGCGGCCGAGCGGCCGGGCGCGATCCGGGTCGGCGGGTACGGCGGATCCTGGCTGTCGGCGGACCGGACACCCGACGTGCCCTTGTCCCGTGCGGGCCTCTCCGCCTGGGACGCCGCCCCGGGGCCTGGCCTCGTCCACGTGCTGCCGGCGCGGGCCTGCGGCCTGGCGGAGACCGCCCGCCTCGCCGGCTACCTTGCCGCGCAGAGCGCCGGCCAGTGCGGCCCGTGCCGCGCGGGGCTGCCGGAGCTGGCCGCGGCCGCCGGGCAGCTGGCCGGCGGCGGCCTGACCGGCTCCTGGGCACGGCAGGCGGCCGAGGTGGCCGAGCTCGTCGACGGCCGTGGCGCCTGCCGCCACCCCGACGGCGCGGCCCGGCTGGTCCGCTCCGCGCTGCGCGTGTTCGCCGCCGACCTGCACGCCCACGCCGCCGGCCGCTGCGCCGGCTCCGGCAGCTGATCTCTCCCGTCCGGAAAGGACCGACCATGCAGTCAGCCTCCTCCCGCACGTCCGGGCCCAGTCTGGTGCCGACCGGGTGGATGCTCGGCGTGGACTGGTCCGTGTGCGACGGCCGCGGCTGGTGCGTCGAGCTGCTGCCGGAGCTGCTGGTCCAGGACCGCTGGGGCTACCCGCTCGCCCAGTCCGACGCGGACCGGGCCGCGGCAGCCCGCGACGGGGCGCCCGGCACCGGTCGGCCAGCCCGCGAGATCCCGGTCCCCGACCACCTGGCTCCGCACGCGCGGCGCGCCGTCGAGACGTGCCCCCGGTTGGCACTGCGCCTGCGTCGCGCCTCCTGACGGGTCGCTGACGGTCCGCACCACCACCCGACGAGAGTCTTGCGTTAAGTTCTAACGCGATATATCGTGAGCGTGTCGCTGGAAGACCGGCCCGCTCGGATGGGCCGAGGCCGGATGGCCGGCGGCACCCGCGGTCCGGCGTCCCGGTCGCGCTGACGGCCCACCGGCCGCCCGCCACCCACCGCACACCTTCATCACGCGCGCCTCGCGCGCATCTCATCAAGGAGAAACCCCATGAGGTCCCACCACCACGGACCAGCTCCGGACGACTCCGGCGCTGACCCACGGCTGCACCACGGCCCGTTCCGCCGGCACGGTCACTGGCACGGGCATCACCCTGGTCCGGGCATGGGCCCGGTTCCGGGCGACCTGGGCCCGATTCCCGGCCCGCCGCCCATGGGCCCCGGCCCCGGCGCGGGTCCCTGGGGGCCTGGCCCCTGGGGGCCGCGGCTGCGGGCCGGGCACCGCGGCGGCGGAGGCGGCCGTGGCCGCGCCGGTCGCGGTGACGTGCGCGCCGCCGTCCTGCTGCTGCTGGCCGACGGCCCGCGGCACGGCTACCAGCTGATGCAGGCGATCGCGGAGCGCACCGGCGGCGCCTGGCAGCCCAGCCCCGGCGCGGTCTACCCGACGATCAGCCAGCTCGAGGACGAGGGCCTGGTCACGGTCACGGCCGACGGCGGGCGCCGGCTGGTCACGATCACCGAGGCCGGGCAGGCCTACCTCGCCAAGAACCGGGACACGATCGGCGACCCGTTCGCGGCGTTCACCGCCAGGGCCGGCCGCGCCGGCGGCGTCGACCTGCTCGGCGCCGTGCAGGAACTGTCCGGTGCCGTCTGGCAGGTGGCCCGAGCCGGCGACGCGGGCCAGACCGCCGCCGCTCACAAGGTGCTCACCGACGCCCGGCGCGCCCTCTACCTGCTGCTCGCCGGCGAGCCGTCCGACGCTGCCGAGACCGGAGCCACCGGCTCCACGGCCACGGCGTCCGAGGCCCCCGCCGCGGCGCAGGAGCCACCGGCGACCGAGGCTCCGGCCGAGTAGCCGCCAGCCGGCCCGGCCGCACGGCCGGGCCGGCCCGCCGGCCGCCGGGCCGTATGGCACCGATTGGCGCGACAAAGGACCGGTATCCGGCGCGGGACAGGTCACCAAACCGCCGCGTTGTCACGAATTCCCAAGCGGGTTCCCCGCTCCGCGCGCGGCTTACCTCGTGATTGTCGGCGCACGAGACCGGTGTCGCTGGAAACCACAGGACATCCGGGCGGCCCGCCGGCCCGGATTGTGTGGCGCGACCCGCGCACCATCAAGGCCGTATAAAGGACACCATGACCTCCGCCGGGCCCATACCTCTCCTGATCGTTGGCGCCGGCGGACTGTCACGGGAGGCGGCCGAGGCCGCCCGCGCGTCCGGCGATCACCACGTCGTCGGCTTCCTGGACGACAACCCGTCGCTGTGGGGCGCGCCGATCGGCGGTGCCCAGGTGCTCGGCGGGATGGACCGGGTCGCCCAGTACCCGCGGGCCCGGCTGTTGCTCGGCCCGGGAACCGGCCGCTCGCGCGCGGTGCTGCGCCACCGGCTGGAGGAGATGGGGGTGACGGGCGACCGGTACACCAGCGTGATCCACCCGCGGGCCGTGATCCCACCGTCCTGCGCGGTCGGCCAGGGCTCGATCCTGCTCGCCGGCGTGGTGCTGACCGCGGACGTCACCCTCGGGGAGCACGTCGTGGTGATGCCGAACGTCGTGCTCACCCATGATGTCGTCGTCGAGGACTACGCGACCGTGTGCGCCAACGCGTCACTGGCCGGCAGCGTGCGGGTCCGGGCCGGGTCCTACATCGGCCAGAACTGCACGATCCGCGAGGGCCTGACCATCGGCGCCTGGTCGCTGGTCGGGATGGGCGCGGCCGTCACCCGGGACGTCGGCGACGCGGAGGTCTGGGCCGGAGTGCCCGCCGAGCTGATCCGTCCGTCCGCCGGGCCGCCGCCGGTCTGGACCGGCCCCGCGCCGGCCCGGGCCAGGGGCCGGTACGCGCTGCCCGGGCCGCCGAGCCGGGGCGTGTGACGCGGCTCCGGCCGTTGATCTCGCGCGCGGCCGTACGCAGCAATTCGTGACTCAGCGCATTGAAACAATGACGCTGCGCGAAGCATTGGGCCGCGCGAGGAATGCGTTCCGCTAGGTGCCGGCGGCGTCGCCTTTGGCTACCACAGCACCCGGCGGCGCAGTTATCGGATTCTTGACCAGGCACGGGCCCGGGGGACGTTCGCCCCGCCGATCCGCGCAGGTAGAGTCTCGACAGGGCCTAGGAGTCGTGGTCCGTGGCGCGCGGGAGGGAGCGGCCTTGGAAGCATTGGGGCCGAACGACCCGACGACCGTTGGTAACTATCAACTCGCGGCCGTATTGGGCAGCGGCGGTATGGGACGAGTCTATCTGGCCTTCTCGCCGAGCGGGCGCCGGGTAGCGATCAAGATTATCCGCCCTGATCTCGTCCAGCAACGACACATTCGGCTGCGGTTCGCCCGCGAGGTGGCCGCTTCCCGGGCCGTGAACGGTTTCTTCGCGGCGGGTGTCATCGACGCCGATCTGGAAGCCAATCCGCCCTGGCTCGCCACGGCCTTCATTCCGGGCCCGTCTCTCAACGCCGCCGTGCGTGACGCCGGGTCGCTTCCGGTCGCGTCGGTGCGTGCCCTCGGCGCCGCTCTGGCGGAGGCCCTTTCCGCCGTCCATTCCGCCGGACTGATCCATCGGGACCTGAAGCCGGCGAACGTGCTGCTGGCCCCCGACGGTCCCCGGCTGATCGATTTCGGAATATCGGCACTCGAGGACTCGGGATCGCTCACCCATGCCGGCGCGGTGATGGGCTCCCCCGGTTACATGTCGCCGGAACAGATAAACGGCGAGACGGTGACAACAGCCACCGACATCTTCGCGTTCGGCGCCGTCCTCACGTTCGCGGTCACCGGCACCGGCCCGTTCGGGGTCGGATCGCTGCCGTCGATGCTCTACCGCAGCGTGCACAACCCACCGGACCTCACCAAGGTCCCGGACGAACTGCGCCCCCTGCTCGCTCGCTGCCTGGACAAGGATCCCGCGCGGCGGCCAGACCTGAACACGATTCTGCGGGAGCTGACCGGGGGCCGGCCGGCCGCCGACATGTTCCCGCCGGGCTGGCTGCCCGCCGCCCTCTCGAAGACGCCGATCCCGACCGGGCCG is a genomic window of Pseudofrankia inefficax containing:
- a CDS encoding ferric reductase-like transmembrane domain-containing protein produces the protein MSQNVLWYTARGTGLTLLLVLTLTLVLGIVARRGQPAAGLPGFALAAVHRNASLLALALLVIHVTTLVLDPLAHIAVIDTVVPFAAGYRPLWVGLGTCAADLLLAVVVTSLLRQRIGARVWRGVHWAAYAAWPVAFLHSLGTGTDVGTWWQLTVAVVCALAVAVAAGWRCSASFQADRAGAARPAATGPAQPLPRPLGQLYQPAVPRQNATDPADGELAR
- a CDS encoding FAD:protein FMN transferase translates to MPDRTPRPGPDRSPAHAPEPASSEWPVWSTKARLVVTDPAALDEAHRIVVDQLASVDAAASRFRDDSEVSRLASAGGEPRRVSPVLAELIGVALTAAASTNGDVDPTLGGPLAALGYDRDIALIPVDRRRPAHRRGPDHREEPAAGGATVAAAVRRGPAWRRITLDGDQVTVPAGIQLDLGATAKAHTADRCAALVADRLGTGALVSLGGDLATAGAPPAGGWRVYVQDRPGEPAGSVTLAAGGALATSSTIGRRWRRDGRVLHHILDPRTCRPAPVVWRTVTVAATSCLAANTATTAALVRGRGAVGWLNALGLPARLVGADGAVVTVNGWPDDDPTPTDWLRTGPLALSRSEAAR
- a CDS encoding ferredoxin, yielding MQSASSRTSGPSLVPTGWMLGVDWSVCDGRGWCVELLPELLVQDRWGYPLAQSDADRAAAARDGAPGTGRPAREIPVPDHLAPHARRAVETCPRLALRLRRAS
- a CDS encoding NeuD/PglB/VioB family sugar acetyltransferase, whose product is MTSAGPIPLLIVGAGGLSREAAEAARASGDHHVVGFLDDNPSLWGAPIGGAQVLGGMDRVAQYPRARLLLGPGTGRSRAVLRHRLEEMGVTGDRYTSVIHPRAVIPPSCAVGQGSILLAGVVLTADVTLGEHVVVMPNVVLTHDVVVEDYATVCANASLAGSVRVRAGSYIGQNCTIREGLTIGAWSLVGMGAAVTRDVGDAEVWAGVPAELIRPSAGPPPVWTGPAPARARGRYALPGPPSRGV
- a CDS encoding NADH-ubiquinone oxidoreductase-F iron-sulfur binding region domain-containing protein, which produces MTTPTESGPAPATASSPEPGYGGRLLAAGAASLADHVARLGPVPYRGRPAQLVDELRAAGLTGRGGAGFPMWRKLAAALGPDTSGGQAWSGPASVVANAAESEPESAKDAWLLTHAPHLVLDGLALVAEAVSAADAYVYVKPGPGAESAGRALAERRAARVDRRPAEVRLAPPGVFVAGEASAAAAVVDGGAAKPFPQFVPLAAPAPRGAGRQGRSRRSLVVCNAETLAHLALLARHGAAWFRERGTVDEPGTMLVTVGGAVVSPGLVEVPIGATLAEVVGLAGGAAERPGAIRVGGYGGSWLSADRTPDVPLSRAGLSAWDAAPGPGLVHVLPARACGLAETARLAGYLAAQSAGQCGPCRAGLPELAAAAGQLAGGGLTGSWARQAAEVAELVDGRGACRHPDGAARLVRSALRVFAADLHAHAAGRCAGSGS
- a CDS encoding PadR family transcriptional regulator → MRSHHHGPAPDDSGADPRLHHGPFRRHGHWHGHHPGPGMGPVPGDLGPIPGPPPMGPGPGAGPWGPGPWGPRLRAGHRGGGGGRGRAGRGDVRAAVLLLLADGPRHGYQLMQAIAERTGGAWQPSPGAVYPTISQLEDEGLVTVTADGGRRLVTITEAGQAYLAKNRDTIGDPFAAFTARAGRAGGVDLLGAVQELSGAVWQVARAGDAGQTAAAHKVLTDARRALYLLLAGEPSDAAETGATGSTATASEAPAAAQEPPATEAPAE